One genomic window of Halorubrum hochsteinianum includes the following:
- a CDS encoding double zinc ribbon domain-containing protein yields the protein MSKITFRADDGLVDRLEACDASKSEVMREALRTYLDGEEAASDAPTGGVDDALADLVDELIAERLDAALDERLGPPAGAAVPRSAPGNAGDINVNVTLDVPNAGPDESEEEVSVTRETADDAEPTARKTDESPTGESPRATPRENVCGGCGENVPSDHVYCPNCGEKQSHRAFCECGDELRTDWSFCPGCGRRTPAADVLKDR from the coding sequence ATGAGCAAGATCACCTTCCGGGCGGACGACGGGCTCGTCGACCGGCTGGAAGCGTGTGACGCCTCGAAGAGCGAGGTGATGCGGGAGGCCCTCCGGACGTACCTCGACGGGGAGGAGGCGGCGTCCGACGCGCCGACCGGCGGCGTCGACGACGCCCTCGCGGACCTCGTGGACGAACTGATCGCGGAGCGACTCGACGCCGCGCTCGACGAGCGCCTCGGGCCCCCGGCCGGTGCCGCGGTGCCGCGGTCGGCTCCGGGTAACGCCGGCGACATCAACGTGAACGTCACGCTCGACGTGCCGAACGCGGGACCGGACGAAAGCGAGGAGGAGGTTAGTGTGACGCGTGAGACGGCTGACGACGCGGAGCCGACGGCGCGTAAGACGGACGAGAGTCCGACGGGCGAGAGCCCGAGAGCGACGCCGCGCGAGAACGTCTGCGGCGGGTGCGGCGAGAACGTGCCGTCGGACCACGTGTACTGCCCGAACTGCGGGGAGAAACAGTCGCATAGGGCGTTCTGCGAGTGCGGCGACGAACTGCGGACGGACTGGTCGTTCTGCCCCGGCTGCGGCCGCCGGACCCCGGCCGCGGACGTGCTGAAGGATCGGTAG
- a CDS encoding DUF7518 family protein, whose translation MSNRVEDLERQVAELQAAVNGLTEELVEMKERVRQLEDERSVPVEADAAGAEAGSESAATEAAAEPATDDAAEQVSGGERTTHSDDHVDVFESVEESSDGASADDAAASDDGDDVIVPEQSATTPDAESRADEGEAADGDDDGESSEGDDIIVA comes from the coding sequence ATGAGTAACCGCGTCGAGGACCTCGAACGGCAGGTCGCGGAGCTACAGGCGGCGGTCAACGGGCTCACCGAAGAGCTCGTCGAGATGAAAGAGCGCGTCCGACAGCTGGAAGACGAGCGCTCGGTCCCGGTGGAGGCGGACGCGGCCGGCGCGGAGGCCGGCTCCGAGAGCGCCGCGACGGAAGCCGCCGCCGAGCCGGCGACCGACGACGCGGCCGAGCAGGTCTCCGGCGGCGAGCGGACGACCCACTCCGACGACCACGTCGACGTCTTCGAGTCCGTCGAGGAGTCGTCCGACGGGGCGTCCGCGGACGACGCGGCGGCGTCGGACGACGGGGACGACGTCATCGTGCCCGAGCAGTCGGCGACGACCCCGGACGCCGAGTCGCGCGCCGACGAGGGCGAGGCGGCGGACGGCGACGACGACGGCGAGTCGAGCGAGGGCGACGACATCATCGTCGCGTAA
- a CDS encoding DUF4442 domain-containing protein, translated as MSDSPTGVDRDPDPRPLREDPPAESRRTRLWRYGFNLLPAYRGTGARVDHIAADWRYVRIRLPLNWRTRNAVGTIFGGSIYGAIDPVYMMMLRRVLGDRYTVWDKSAALEFIEPGRDTLYAEFELPTTETETLRETLDPGESTDREYLVSLVDAEGTVHAACEKTLYVRRDE; from the coding sequence GTGAGCGATTCCCCGACCGGGGTCGACCGCGACCCGGACCCGCGACCCCTGCGCGAGGACCCGCCGGCCGAGAGCCGCCGGACGCGGCTCTGGCGCTACGGGTTCAACCTCCTGCCCGCGTACCGCGGCACGGGGGCGCGCGTCGACCACATCGCCGCCGACTGGCGCTACGTCCGAATCCGACTGCCGCTGAACTGGCGCACCCGGAACGCGGTCGGGACGATATTCGGCGGCAGCATCTACGGCGCGATCGACCCGGTGTACATGATGATGCTCCGCCGGGTCCTCGGCGACCGGTACACCGTGTGGGACAAGTCAGCCGCGCTGGAGTTCATCGAACCCGGCCGCGACACGCTGTACGCCGAGTTCGAGCTCCCGACGACCGAGACGGAGACCCTCCGCGAGACGCTCGACCCCGGCGAGTCGACCGACCGCGAGTACCTCGTCTCGCTCGTCGACGCCGAGGGAACCGTCCACGCGGCCTGCGAGAAGACGCTGTACGTGCGCCGCGACGAGTGA
- the ftsZ gene encoding cell division protein FtsZ, translating to MQDLVQDALDNAEAEKRDMDVDMDDDEFGDPRIVIVGAGGAGNNTVNRLYNIGVDGADTVAINTDKQHLKMIEADTKILVGKSLTQGLGAGGDPKMGERATEMAQGTIKEVLGDADLVFVTAGMGGGTGTGAAPVVSKIAKEQGAIVVGMVSTPFNVERARTVKAEEGLEDLRNEADSIIVLDNNRLLDYVPNLPIGKAFSVMDQIIAETVKGISETITQPSLINLDYADMSTIMNQGGVAVMLVGETQDKNKTQEVVNDAMNHPLLDVDYRGASGGLVHITGGPDLTLKEAEGIANNITERLEASANVIWGARIQEEYKGKVRVMAIMTGVQSAQVLGPSTQKQADKSRAAVNGEDLGDSRQRAAEANEAANPGGNRGDAAVSGGTERSAWESDGGNEPVEKNNGLDVIR from the coding sequence ATGCAAGATCTCGTTCAGGACGCCCTCGACAACGCGGAAGCGGAGAAGCGCGACATGGACGTCGACATGGACGACGACGAGTTCGGGGACCCCCGGATCGTCATCGTCGGTGCCGGCGGTGCCGGCAACAACACGGTCAACCGCCTGTACAACATCGGCGTCGACGGCGCGGACACCGTCGCCATCAACACGGACAAACAGCACCTCAAGATGATCGAGGCCGACACCAAGATCCTCGTGGGCAAGTCGCTCACGCAGGGGCTCGGTGCCGGCGGCGACCCCAAGATGGGCGAGCGCGCGACCGAGATGGCTCAGGGGACGATCAAGGAGGTGCTCGGCGACGCCGACCTCGTCTTCGTCACCGCCGGGATGGGCGGCGGCACCGGGACCGGCGCGGCCCCGGTCGTCTCGAAGATCGCCAAAGAGCAGGGAGCCATCGTCGTGGGCATGGTCTCGACGCCGTTCAACGTCGAGCGCGCCCGCACGGTGAAAGCCGAGGAGGGACTGGAGGACCTCCGCAACGAGGCCGACTCGATCATCGTCTTAGACAACAACCGGCTCCTCGATTACGTCCCGAACCTGCCGATCGGGAAGGCGTTCTCCGTGATGGACCAGATCATCGCGGAGACGGTGAAGGGGATCTCGGAGACGATCACCCAGCCGAGCCTGATCAACCTCGACTACGCGGACATGTCGACGATCATGAACCAGGGCGGCGTGGCGGTCATGCTCGTCGGCGAGACCCAAGACAAGAACAAGACCCAAGAGGTGGTCAACGACGCGATGAACCACCCGCTCTTGGACGTCGACTACCGCGGAGCCTCCGGCGGCCTCGTCCACATCACGGGCGGCCCGGACCTCACGCTGAAGGAGGCCGAGGGGATCGCGAACAACATCACCGAGCGGCTGGAGGCGAGCGCCAACGTGATCTGGGGCGCTCGCATTCAGGAGGAGTACAAGGGCAAGGTGCGCGTCATGGCGATCATGACGGGCGTCCAGAGCGCGCAGGTGCTCGGCCCCTCCACCCAGAAGCAGGCCGACAAGTCGCGCGCCGCGGTCAACGGCGAGGACCTCGGCGACTCCCGCCAGCGTGCGGCCGAGGCGAACGAGGCCGCGAACCCCGGCGGCAACAGGGGCGACGCGGCGGTCTCGGGCGGCACCGAGCGCAGCGCGTGGGAGTCCGACGGCGGCAACGAGCCCGTCGAGAAGAACAACGGCCTCGACGTCATTCGCTGA
- the smc gene encoding chromosome segregation protein SMC — protein sequence MHITEVVLDGFKSFGRTTRIPFYEDFTVVTGPNGSGKSNIIDGVLFALGLARTRGIRAKKLTDLIYNPGHDDGEESGGPNEASVTVVLSNEDGTLDRSQVVSAAGTENVGDVSEITIKRRVKETEDNYYSYYYLNGRSVNLSDVQDLLAAAGVTPEGYNVVMQGDVTEIINMTPYQRRGIVDEIAGVAEFDEKKEAAYEELDTVEDRIGEADLRIGEKQERLDQLADERETALQYQDLREEVEEYRGFRKASELEEKRETLATVEDDVDEAEAELEELRTELDARQGKLTRLEEDLADLNHEIETKGEDEQIEIRSEIESIKGEISRLEDRIESAESRAESAENDRRQAFVQIDRKEETIEELEAEIRETKVEKASVKSELATKRSELADVEAEIEGADTEFDELKAELSEKKEAIESLREEKNETQREKDRLLDEARRRSNAVSEAREELEEARASLPEHKARISELKGELDKAEKNEATIEDAVADLFAEKAEKDERLEEIESTLREKQNEYAKLEAAADQRGDASWPRAVTEVKNGGIDGVHGAVGELASVEARYAEACETAAGGRLANVVVDDDGVGSTCIDYLKQRNAGRATFLPITKMDDRSLPRKPSLPGVVDFARNLVDYDAEYESIFSYVLGSTLVVEDMATARELMGDYRMVTLDGDLVEKSGAMTGGSGGGSRYSFTKSGGGKLERLATEISDLEDERQSVQSEIDALDDDIDDARDRKADAAERVRSLEADVERAEDDLAEAEARIEELEAELEELEAERESVDAEMTELDEELDGITAEIDELQAEIDEIEAELADSKIPELSERADEIRAEIGDLEDRMDSLDGRINELELEKGYAEDALDDLHDDVEEAQNAKAEAEEAVPDYEAEIEEKEAALDEKKEAIADLEEELTELKEEREDLREEIREATQRRDEQRSLVSEAETDLSDLTDRRDRLEWEIDELESQVGEYDAAEIPDLDEVESRIEELEAEMEALEPVNMLAIDEYEEVQEALDELQERRDVLVEERDAIEERIEGYEAAKKETFMETFESINDHFEDIFARLSAGTGELVLENPEDPFEEGLTMKAQPADKPVQRLDAMSGGEKSLTALSFIFAVQRHNPAPFYALDEIDAFLDAVNAERVGEMIEELAEEAQFVVVGHRSALLERSDRAIGVTMQGDNLSAVTGMRFGDDADEGEVSADD from the coding sequence ATGCACATCACTGAAGTCGTTCTGGACGGGTTCAAGAGCTTCGGGCGGACGACGAGGATCCCCTTTTACGAGGACTTCACGGTCGTCACCGGCCCGAACGGCTCCGGGAAGTCGAACATCATCGACGGGGTGTTGTTCGCGCTCGGGCTGGCGCGCACCCGCGGGATCCGCGCGAAGAAGCTCACCGACCTCATCTACAACCCCGGCCACGACGACGGCGAGGAGTCCGGGGGGCCGAACGAGGCGTCCGTCACGGTCGTGCTCTCCAACGAGGACGGCACGCTCGACCGGTCGCAGGTCGTCTCCGCGGCCGGCACCGAGAACGTCGGCGACGTCTCCGAGATCACGATCAAGCGCCGCGTGAAGGAGACCGAGGACAACTACTACTCGTACTACTACCTCAACGGCCGGTCGGTGAACCTCTCGGACGTCCAGGACCTGCTCGCGGCGGCGGGCGTGACGCCGGAGGGGTACAACGTGGTGATGCAGGGCGACGTGACCGAGATCATCAACATGACCCCCTACCAGCGGCGGGGGATCGTCGACGAGATCGCGGGCGTCGCCGAGTTCGACGAGAAGAAGGAGGCCGCCTACGAGGAGCTGGACACGGTCGAAGACCGGATCGGCGAGGCGGACCTCCGCATCGGCGAGAAGCAGGAGCGGCTCGACCAGCTCGCCGACGAGCGCGAGACCGCCCTCCAGTATCAGGACCTCCGCGAGGAGGTAGAGGAGTACCGCGGGTTCCGGAAGGCCTCCGAACTGGAGGAGAAACGGGAGACGCTCGCGACCGTCGAAGACGACGTCGACGAGGCGGAGGCGGAGCTCGAGGAGCTCCGAACCGAGCTCGACGCCAGACAGGGTAAGCTCACCCGGCTGGAGGAGGACTTAGCGGACCTCAACCACGAGATCGAGACGAAAGGGGAAGACGAGCAGATCGAGATCCGGTCGGAGATCGAGTCGATCAAAGGCGAGATCTCGCGGCTGGAGGACAGGATCGAGTCGGCCGAGTCGCGCGCCGAGTCGGCCGAGAACGACCGGCGACAGGCGTTCGTCCAGATCGACCGCAAGGAGGAGACGATCGAGGAGCTGGAGGCGGAGATCCGCGAGACGAAAGTCGAGAAGGCCTCGGTGAAGTCGGAGCTGGCGACGAAGCGCTCGGAGCTGGCGGACGTGGAGGCCGAGATCGAGGGCGCGGACACGGAGTTCGACGAGCTGAAGGCCGAGCTGTCGGAGAAGAAGGAGGCGATCGAGTCGCTCCGCGAGGAGAAAAACGAGACGCAACGCGAGAAGGACCGGCTGCTCGACGAGGCCCGCCGCCGCTCGAACGCGGTGAGCGAGGCCCGCGAGGAGTTGGAGGAGGCCCGCGCGTCGCTCCCGGAACACAAGGCGCGCATCTCCGAGCTGAAGGGCGAACTGGACAAAGCCGAGAAGAACGAGGCGACCATCGAGGACGCCGTCGCCGACCTGTTCGCCGAGAAGGCGGAGAAGGACGAGCGGCTCGAAGAGATCGAGTCGACGCTCCGCGAGAAGCAGAACGAGTACGCCAAGCTGGAGGCCGCGGCCGACCAGCGCGGCGACGCCTCGTGGCCCCGGGCGGTCACCGAGGTGAAGAACGGCGGCATCGACGGCGTTCACGGCGCGGTCGGGGAGCTCGCGTCGGTCGAGGCCCGGTACGCCGAGGCCTGCGAGACCGCCGCGGGCGGGCGGCTGGCGAACGTCGTCGTCGACGACGACGGCGTCGGCTCGACCTGTATCGACTATCTGAAACAGCGGAACGCGGGGCGGGCGACGTTCCTTCCCATCACGAAGATGGACGACCGGAGCCTGCCGCGGAAGCCCTCGCTGCCGGGGGTCGTCGACTTCGCGCGCAACCTCGTCGACTACGACGCCGAGTACGAGTCGATCTTCTCGTACGTGCTCGGCTCGACGCTCGTCGTCGAGGACATGGCGACCGCCCGGGAGCTGATGGGCGACTACCGGATGGTGACGCTCGACGGCGACCTCGTCGAGAAGTCGGGCGCGATGACCGGCGGCTCCGGCGGCGGCTCCCGCTACTCGTTCACGAAGTCCGGCGGCGGCAAACTGGAGCGGCTCGCGACGGAGATCTCCGACCTCGAAGACGAGCGCCAGTCGGTCCAGTCGGAGATCGACGCGCTCGACGACGACATCGATGACGCCCGCGACCGCAAGGCGGACGCGGCCGAGCGCGTCCGGTCGCTGGAGGCGGATGTCGAGCGCGCCGAGGACGACCTCGCGGAGGCGGAAGCCCGGATCGAGGAGCTGGAGGCGGAACTGGAGGAGCTGGAGGCGGAACGCGAGTCCGTCGACGCGGAGATGACGGAACTCGACGAGGAGCTCGACGGGATCACCGCCGAGATCGACGAGCTACAGGCCGAGATCGACGAGATCGAGGCCGAACTGGCCGACTCGAAGATCCCCGAGCTCTCGGAGCGGGCCGACGAGATCCGCGCCGAGATCGGCGACCTGGAGGACCGGATGGACTCGCTCGACGGCCGGATCAACGAGCTGGAGTTGGAGAAGGGGTACGCCGAGGACGCGCTCGACGACCTCCACGACGACGTCGAGGAGGCGCAGAACGCGAAGGCGGAGGCGGAGGAGGCGGTCCCCGACTACGAGGCCGAAATCGAGGAGAAGGAGGCCGCGCTCGACGAGAAGAAAGAGGCGATCGCCGACCTCGAAGAAGAGCTGACGGAGCTGAAGGAGGAACGCGAGGACCTCCGCGAGGAGATCCGGGAGGCGACCCAGCGCCGCGACGAGCAGCGGTCGCTCGTCTCCGAGGCGGAGACGGACCTGTCGGACCTGACGGACCGCCGCGACCGCTTGGAGTGGGAGATCGACGAGCTGGAGTCGCAGGTCGGCGAGTACGACGCCGCGGAGATCCCCGACCTCGACGAGGTTGAGTCGCGGATCGAGGAGTTAGAGGCGGAGATGGAGGCGCTAGAGCCGGTGAACATGCTCGCGATCGACGAGTACGAGGAGGTCCAGGAGGCGCTCGACGAGCTCCAAGAGCGCCGGGACGTGCTCGTCGAGGAGCGCGACGCCATCGAGGAGCGCATCGAGGGGTACGAGGCGGCGAAAAAGGAGACGTTCATGGAGACGTTCGAGTCGATCAACGACCACTTCGAGGACATCTTCGCCCGGCTCTCGGCCGGGACCGGGGAGCTCGTCTTGGAGAACCCCGAGGACCCGTTCGAGGAGGGGCTGACGATGAAGGCCCAGCCCGCCGACAAGCCGGTCCAGCGGCTCGACGCGATGAGCGGCGGCGAGAAGTCGCTCACCGCCCTCTCCTTTATCTTCGCCGTTCAGCGCCACAACCCCGCGCCGTTCTACGCGCTCGACGAGATCGACGCGTTCCTCGACGCGGTCAACGCCGAGCGCGTCGGCGAGATGATCGAGGAGCTGGCCGAGGAGGCGCAGTTCGTCGTCGTCGGCCACCGCTCGGCGCTGTTGGAGCGCTCCGACCGCGCCATCGGCGTCACGATGCAGGGCGACAACCTCTCGGCGGTGACCGGAATGCGGTTCGGCGACGACGCCGACGAGGGCGAGGTGAGCGCGGATGACTGA
- a CDS encoding ribbon-helix-helix domain-containing protein: protein MERVTLRIPKQQIDEVEQMVETGEFPNRSEAIRSAVRDMLNEQDGERDERGRNRNWAKV from the coding sequence ATGGAGCGTGTGACACTACGAATCCCGAAACAGCAGATCGACGAGGTCGAACAGATGGTGGAGACGGGCGAGTTCCCGAACCGGAGCGAGGCGATCCGGTCGGCCGTCCGCGACATGTTGAACGAACAGGACGGCGAGCGCGACGAGCGCGGCCGCAACCGCAACTGGGCCAAGGTGTGA
- the meaB gene encoding methylmalonyl Co-A mutase-associated GTPase MeaB, with the protein MDGSDEPALGDAPTLSAADAALVDDLLDGSHRALARVITKIENRTPGYRAIVSALHEHTGGADVVGITGSPGAGKSTLVDKLAAAYRDRGDTVGVIAVDPSSPYTGGAVLGDRIRMGSNVGDMDVFFRSMSARGQLGGLSTATADAVKALDAFGKDVVILETVGAGQNEVDVVRTADTVAVLVQPGSGDDVQTLKAGILEIGDVFVVNKADMDGAQRTVAELEEMVHRREGGTTGRDAGHHGAASMASTGAGGSGAGRRDAGRAGSSAGEAGDAAGVADDEDGESWTPEVLETVANTGDGVATLIETFDAHAAYLRESGEIAATERRRYAEEIRTLVRADVGALATDEIERRGGIDRLAERVRDRETDPYAVAEAIVGPIADCVEETGRRERDD; encoded by the coding sequence ATGGACGGGTCGGACGAACCCGCGCTCGGGGACGCGCCGACGCTCTCGGCGGCCGACGCCGCCCTCGTCGACGACCTGCTCGACGGGAGCCACCGCGCGCTCGCCCGCGTGATCACGAAGATAGAGAACCGCACGCCCGGGTACCGCGCGATCGTCTCCGCGCTCCACGAACACACCGGCGGCGCGGACGTCGTCGGGATCACCGGCTCGCCGGGAGCGGGGAAGTCGACGCTGGTCGACAAGCTGGCGGCCGCCTACCGCGACCGTGGCGACACCGTCGGCGTGATCGCGGTCGACCCCTCCTCGCCGTACACCGGCGGGGCCGTCCTCGGCGACCGGATCCGGATGGGGTCGAACGTCGGCGACATGGACGTGTTCTTCCGGTCGATGAGCGCGCGCGGCCAGCTCGGCGGTCTCTCGACCGCGACCGCTGACGCCGTGAAGGCGCTCGACGCCTTCGGGAAGGACGTGGTGATCTTAGAGACCGTCGGGGCCGGACAGAACGAGGTCGACGTGGTCCGCACGGCCGACACGGTCGCGGTGCTGGTCCAGCCCGGCTCCGGCGACGACGTACAGACGCTGAAGGCCGGCATCCTGGAGATCGGCGACGTGTTCGTCGTCAACAAGGCCGACATGGACGGCGCACAGCGGACCGTCGCCGAGCTGGAGGAGATGGTCCACCGCCGCGAGGGCGGGACGACCGGCCGCGACGCCGGCCACCACGGCGCGGCCTCGATGGCCTCGACGGGCGCGGGCGGCTCCGGGGCGGGCCGCCGCGACGCCGGTCGCGCGGGGAGTTCGGCTGGCGAGGCGGGGGACGCCGCGGGCGTCGCGGACGACGAGGACGGCGAGTCGTGGACGCCGGAGGTGTTAGAGACCGTCGCGAACACCGGTGATGGGGTCGCGACGCTGATCGAGACGTTCGACGCGCACGCGGCGTACCTCCGGGAGTCGGGCGAGATCGCGGCCACCGAGCGGCGTCGGTACGCCGAGGAGATCCGCACCCTCGTGCGGGCGGACGTGGGCGCGCTCGCGACCGACGAGATCGAGCGCCGCGGCGGGATCGACCGGCTCGCCGAGCGCGTCCGCGACCGGGAGACGGACCCGTACGCGGTCGCCGAGGCGATCGTGGGCCCGATCGCGGACTGCGTGGAGGAGACGGGCCGCCGGGAGCGCGACGACTGA
- the ncsA gene encoding tRNA 2-thiolation protein NcsA, whose product MECDKCGSDAVHHAAYSGAHLCGHHLRESVEKRVKRRVREDGLLDPDATPDDPDRWVIGLSGGKDSVALTQILDDVFGRDPRVEMLALTIHEGIEGYRDESVDACVELADDLSMRHELVSYEEEFGVRMDDVVEDDPENMAACAYCGVFRRDLLEKYAAEFDADKLLTGHNLDDEAQTALMNFLEGDVRQVAKHFDASLGPFEEREATDAFVPRAKPLRDVPEKEIALYCHVRDLPTHMAECPHAEEAYRGEIQSTIHALEENHPGARHSIMAGYEELSALAAEAYRGDGTDDDGSDAHDSPALRECERCGSQTSRDVCRKCRLLESIEAV is encoded by the coding sequence ATGGAGTGCGACAAGTGCGGGAGCGACGCCGTCCACCACGCCGCCTACTCCGGGGCGCACCTCTGTGGCCACCACCTCCGGGAGTCGGTCGAGAAGCGCGTGAAGCGTCGGGTCCGCGAGGACGGGCTCCTCGACCCGGACGCGACCCCGGACGACCCCGACCGCTGGGTGATCGGGCTCTCCGGCGGGAAAGACAGCGTCGCCCTGACGCAGATCCTCGACGACGTGTTCGGGCGCGACCCCCGCGTGGAGATGCTCGCCCTCACCATCCACGAGGGGATCGAGGGGTACCGCGACGAGAGCGTCGACGCCTGCGTCGAACTCGCGGACGACCTCTCGATGCGTCACGAACTCGTCTCCTACGAGGAGGAGTTCGGCGTCCGGATGGACGACGTCGTCGAGGACGACCCCGAGAACATGGCCGCCTGCGCGTACTGCGGCGTGTTCCGCCGGGACCTCCTCGAAAAATACGCCGCCGAGTTCGACGCCGACAAGCTGCTCACCGGTCACAACCTCGACGACGAGGCCCAGACCGCGCTGATGAACTTCCTCGAAGGCGACGTGCGACAGGTGGCGAAACACTTCGACGCCTCGCTCGGCCCCTTCGAGGAGCGGGAGGCCACCGACGCGTTCGTCCCGCGCGCGAAGCCGCTCCGCGACGTGCCCGAAAAGGAGATCGCCTTGTACTGTCACGTCCGCGACCTCCCCACGCACATGGCCGAGTGCCCGCACGCCGAGGAGGCGTACCGCGGCGAGATCCAGTCGACGATCCACGCCCTCGAAGAGAACCACCCCGGCGCGCGCCACTCGATCATGGCCGGCTACGAGGAGCTGTCCGCGCTCGCCGCCGAGGCGTACCGCGGCGACGGCACGGACGACGACGGGAGCGACGCCCACGACTCGCCCGCCCTCCGCGAGTGCGAGCGCTGCGGCTCGCAGACGAGCCGCGACGTCTGCCGGAAGTGCCGGCTGCTGGAGTCGATCGAGGCCGTCTGA
- a CDS encoding alpha/beta fold hydrolase — protein MKLRNLLGSAVLGVGALAALNTGLRYEGELEPPLDGDDRTFRWRGMDVAYTEAGDPDDPDLVLLHGINAAGSSGEWRAVFGELAANYHVVAPDFPGYGRSDRPPLRYSAALYEDFVHDFLAEFDEPAVVASSLSAAYAVAAVDGGDAEGGVDLRGFLAVCPTATAGPSPAKGWLRELLRAPLVGQALFNGITSKPSIRYFNADHGYDDPANPSAEWTDYEWRTTHVENARFAPASFVSGSLNSEVDLAAALAELDVPPTIVWGREATVSPLTDGRELADAADARLVVFDRARLLPHVEHPDRFVETVEEALAAGAAA, from the coding sequence ATGAAGCTCAGGAACCTCCTCGGCAGCGCCGTCCTCGGCGTCGGCGCGCTCGCCGCGCTCAACACCGGCCTCCGGTACGAGGGCGAACTGGAACCCCCGCTCGACGGCGACGACCGGACCTTCCGCTGGCGCGGGATGGACGTCGCGTACACCGAGGCGGGCGACCCGGACGACCCGGACCTCGTCTTACTCCACGGGATCAACGCCGCCGGTTCCTCCGGCGAGTGGCGCGCGGTGTTCGGCGAGTTGGCCGCCAACTACCACGTCGTCGCGCCCGACTTCCCGGGGTACGGCCGCTCCGACCGGCCGCCGCTGCGGTACTCGGCGGCGCTGTACGAGGACTTCGTCCACGACTTCCTCGCCGAGTTCGACGAGCCGGCGGTCGTCGCCTCCTCGCTGTCGGCGGCGTACGCGGTCGCGGCCGTGGACGGCGGCGACGCGGAGGGCGGCGTCGACCTGCGCGGGTTCCTCGCGGTCTGTCCGACCGCGACCGCGGGACCGAGTCCGGCGAAGGGGTGGCTGCGCGAACTGCTGCGCGCCCCGCTCGTCGGGCAGGCGCTGTTCAACGGCATCACGTCGAAGCCGTCGATCCGCTACTTCAACGCGGACCACGGCTACGACGACCCCGCGAACCCGAGCGCGGAGTGGACCGACTACGAGTGGCGCACGACCCACGTCGAGAACGCGCGGTTCGCGCCCGCATCGTTCGTCTCGGGGAGCCTGAACAGCGAGGTCGACCTCGCCGCCGCGCTCGCCGAGTTGGACGTCCCGCCGACCATCGTCTGGGGTCGCGAGGCGACGGTGAGCCCGCTCACCGACGGGCGCGAACTCGCCGACGCCGCCGACGCGCGCCTCGTCGTCTTCGACCGGGCGCGCCTGCTCCCGCACGTCGAACACCCCGACCGCTTCGTCGAGACGGTCGAGGAGGCGCTCGCGGCGGGCGCGGCGGCGTAG
- a CDS encoding response regulator: protein MTSETHRVLCVDDEPGLARLVATRLERDDDLDCETAVETRPEDALRRIERESFDCVVSDYDMPRLTGVELLSAAREVDPDLPFLLFSATGPADIATEMVRAGVSDYVSKRGGADGYTALLRRVKRVAAGEGGGFGTEGVDGPTAAAVTLDGICTVAPDGTFEFVGDEYGALYGYDPEELEGEPWQRLHPDSAVEHLETNVIPAVTGGERWTGTSTGVRADGSRFAESKMVSATADDRLLISVSPLDSVRQVADD, encoded by the coding sequence ATGACCAGCGAGACGCACCGCGTCCTGTGCGTCGACGACGAGCCCGGACTCGCGCGGCTCGTCGCGACGCGCCTCGAACGCGACGACGACCTCGACTGCGAGACCGCCGTCGAAACGCGCCCCGAAGACGCGCTCCGTCGCATCGAACGCGAGTCGTTCGACTGCGTCGTCAGCGACTACGACATGCCGCGCCTGACCGGCGTCGAACTGCTCTCCGCGGCCCGCGAGGTCGACCCGGACCTCCCGTTCCTCCTGTTCTCCGCGACCGGTCCGGCCGACATCGCGACCGAGATGGTCCGCGCCGGCGTCAGCGACTACGTCTCGAAGCGGGGCGGCGCGGACGGCTACACCGCGCTGTTGCGCCGCGTCAAGCGGGTCGCCGCCGGGGAGGGCGGCGGCTTCGGGACCGAGGGCGTCGACGGCCCGACCGCGGCGGCCGTGACGCTCGACGGGATCTGTACGGTGGCTCCCGACGGCACCTTCGAGTTCGTCGGCGACGAGTACGGCGCGCTGTACGGGTACGACCCAGAGGAGTTGGAGGGCGAACCGTGGCAGCGCCTCCACCCCGACTCGGCGGTCGAACACCTCGAGACGAACGTCATTCCGGCCGTGACGGGCGGGGAGCGGTGGACCGGGACCAGCACGGGAGTCAGGGCCGACGGCAGCCGGTTCGCCGAGTCCAAGATGGTGAGCGCGACGGCGGACGACCGGCTGCTAATCTCGGTGTCGCCGCTCGACTCGGTCCGTCAGGTCGCGGACGACTGA